One Candidatus Flexicrinis proximus DNA window includes the following coding sequences:
- a CDS encoding ribonuclease HII has protein sequence MLTASLDIERDYHAQGRKQIAGIDEAGRGAWAGPVAAGAVVLPTRDGLVEQLRGARDSKTMTPAERARLSDVIQSVAAAWGIGEASVAEIASLGIVGATKLAMRRALLDMNQRMCHIWPDVLFIDHVQLENAPVSCPQIVRPKFDSLSLTVACASILAKHWRDAAMKELDARHPGYGFAKHKGYGTPGHITALDTLGPCEAHRMNFQPLIQRRLL, from the coding sequence ATGCTCACAGCCAGCCTTGATATTGAACGCGATTACCATGCACAGGGTCGCAAACAGATCGCCGGTATCGACGAAGCAGGGCGGGGCGCCTGGGCCGGGCCGGTTGCTGCCGGAGCGGTGGTGCTTCCAACCCGAGACGGACTAGTCGAACAACTCAGAGGCGCGCGCGACAGCAAAACCATGACTCCCGCCGAACGTGCCCGGCTCTCCGACGTCATACAATCGGTCGCGGCGGCATGGGGCATCGGAGAAGCGTCCGTGGCCGAGATTGCCAGCCTCGGGATTGTCGGTGCCACGAAACTGGCGATGCGGCGGGCTTTACTGGACATGAACCAGCGCATGTGCCATATCTGGCCGGATGTGCTGTTTATCGATCATGTTCAGCTTGAGAACGCGCCGGTATCCTGCCCCCAGATCGTGCGGCCGAAGTTCGATTCGCTCTCGCTCACCGTGGCGTGCGCGAGCATTCTTGCCAAACACTGGCGCGACGCGGCCATGAAAGAGCTGGATGCGCGGCACCCCGGATACGGTTTCGCAAAGCACAAGGGTTACGGCACGCCGGGACACATCACGGCGCTGGATACGCTCGGCCCCTGTGAGGCACACCGTATGAATTTTCAGCCGCTGATCCAAAGGCGCCTGCTGTGA
- a CDS encoding glycosyltransferase family 2 protein, with the protein MNDHARPYLSIVIPAHNEEFRLPPALEKIDSFLKTQAFTAEVVVVENGSSDRTLTVAEEYAARLPYVRAITVNTRGKGLAVKAGMLAAHGEYRFICDTDLSMPIEDVVKFLPPVTSGFDVMIATREGPGAQRIGEPAYRHFMGRINNLIIKVMAVRQFEDTQCGFKMFTRAAAEDLFDVQRMTGIGFDVELIFIALKRGYKIKEVPITWYFDSDSRMRLVQDSLRMLQEIWQIRQNWGKGHYARRTNAHSQP; encoded by the coding sequence TTGAATGACCATGCGCGCCCCTATCTGTCGATTGTGATACCGGCGCATAACGAAGAATTCCGTCTGCCGCCCGCACTGGAAAAGATTGACAGCTTCCTGAAAACGCAGGCGTTTACAGCAGAGGTTGTTGTTGTCGAGAACGGCAGTTCAGACCGCACGCTGACGGTCGCGGAGGAGTACGCGGCGCGTCTTCCTTACGTCCGGGCGATTACGGTCAATACGCGCGGAAAAGGTCTGGCGGTCAAGGCCGGGATGTTAGCGGCCCACGGTGAATACAGGTTTATCTGCGATACCGATCTGTCGATGCCCATTGAGGATGTCGTCAAATTTCTGCCGCCGGTGACATCGGGGTTCGACGTGATGATCGCCACGCGCGAAGGCCCGGGCGCGCAGCGGATCGGCGAACCTGCTTACCGGCATTTTATGGGGCGGATAAATAATCTGATCATCAAAGTGATGGCCGTCCGTCAGTTCGAAGATACTCAATGCGGATTCAAGATGTTCACGCGGGCGGCGGCCGAAGACTTATTTGACGTGCAGCGTATGACCGGCATCGGGTTCGACGTCGAGTTGATCTTCATCGCGCTCAAGCGTGGATACAAAATCAAAGAAGTACCGATTACGTGGTACTTCGACTCTGACAGCCGGATGCGGCTGGTGCAGGATTCGTTGCGGATGCTGCAGGAAATCTGGCAGATTCGGCAGAACTGGGGGAAGGGGCACTATGCGCGCCGCACAAATGCTCACAGCCAGCCTTGA